Proteins from a genomic interval of Neodiprion lecontei isolate iyNeoLeco1 chromosome 2, iyNeoLeco1.1, whole genome shotgun sequence:
- the LOC124292874 gene encoding putative nuclease HARBI1 yields the protein MVNVGPNDEDEGEVQRAPKRYIRDGQNPFEFYSEQEFKRRFRFSKDGIMYGILPRIEAALVSANNRGLPIPPVMQLLICLRFYATASFQLVNGDLMTISQSTVSRIIHRVSAQIASLIHAIIKFPSTEAAMIANRDLFRQLGARREGIGLPGVDGAIDCTHIRLCHTKFADLQEVYRNRKGYFSLNVQAVVGPNMEFLDVVPEWPGSNHDSQIFQNSRIYMRYHERQLTGTLVGDAGYPCLPFLLTPLANPITDAQQRYNNVQSRTRQIVERTFGVWKRRFPCLSRGLGTKLLCSTTIVVACAVLHNLSLTLDNALPEDNRIEEEEADELPLQAPHWQPGEGFAIREALIERLFI from the exons ATGGTCAACGTTGGGCCGAATGACGAAGACGAGGGTGAAGTACAGCGAGCTCCGAAGAGATACATCAGAGATGGTCAAAACCCGTTCGAGTTTTATTCCGAGCAGGAGTTCAAACGGCGATTCCGATTTTCAAAGGATGGTATTATGTACGGAATACTACCTAGAATTGAAGCTGCCTTAGTCAGTGCCAATAATCGTGGTCTACCAATTCCACCTGTCATGCAATTATTAATATGTCTACGATTTTACGCTACCGCTAGCTTTCAA CTCGTCAACGGAGATCTGATGACTATATCGCAGTCTACAGTATCGAGGATAATACACAGAGTATCGGCTCAAATTGCATCATTGATTCACgcaattatcaaatttcctaGTACGGAAGCTGCTATGATCGCAAACAGAGATCTATTCAGACAACTTGGTGCACGCAGGGAGGGTATCGGTTTACCTGGCGTTGATGGCGCTATCGACTGCACTCACATTCGATTATGTCATACGAAATTTGCAGACCTGCAGGAGGTTTATAGGAATCGTAAGGGATATTTTTCCCTCAATGTACAG GCAGTTGTCGGACCCAATATGGAATTCTTGGATGTGGTTCCGGAATGGCCTGGAAGTAACCATGACAGtcaaatattccaaaattcacGAATTTACATGCGGTATCATGAGAGACAACTTACTGGAACCCTGGTTGGAGATGCCGGCTATCCGTGCTTGCCATTTCTGCTGACTCCACTGGCAAATCCAATTACAGATGCTCAACAAAG GTATAACAACGTACAAAGCAGAACAAGgcaaattgttgaaagaaCATTTGGAGTTTGGAAGCGACGTTTTCCTTGCCTATCCCGAGGTTTGGGAACCAAATTGTTGTGCTCTACCACAATTGTTGTAGCTTGTGCCGTACTACACAATTTATCACTAACATTGGATAATGCTCTTCCGGAAGATAATCGcatcgaggaagaagaagcggATGAATTGCCACTTCAAGCACCGCATTGGCAGCCTGGAGAGGGTTTTGCAATACGCGAAGCTCTAATCGAACGgttattcatttaa